In one window of Cucurbita pepo subsp. pepo cultivar mu-cu-16 unplaced genomic scaffold, ASM280686v2 Cp4.1_scaffold000309, whole genome shotgun sequence DNA:
- the LOC111784948 gene encoding uncharacterized protein LOC111784948 gives MPASDFQGSSSPLANIGRSIFSIRRDQVHSIENGSHDGVSMDSDLDSFQKQVTQRFQDLSSASADEILSLSWIRKLLDAFICCQEEFKVILFEHKAEICRPPMDRLVSDYLERSVKALDVCNAIRDGIEQLRQWHKSLEIVLSALDNCSHKKNLGEGQFRRAKKALIDLAIAMLDENDANSTAISQRNRSFGRNNGTRDRRSLGHFRSLSWSVSRSWSAARQLQAIGSNLVAPRANEPVRSLAIPVFTMNMILLFVMWTLVAAIPCQDRGLPHFSLPRQFAWAAPMISLHDRILEESRKRERRNACGLLKEIHQIDKFAHIMNELADTGHFPLTNDREEEVRERVQELSQICEALKIGLDPLERQIREMFHRIVRSRTEGLDCLGRGNNPE, from the coding sequence ATGCCTGCCTCTGATTTTCAGGGTTCTTCGTCGCCGTTAGCCAACATTGGCCGTTCCATCTTCAGTATCCGGCGTGATCAAGTTCATTCCATAGAGAACGGCTCCCACGACGGCGTTTCCATGGATTCCGACCTCGATTCATTCCAGAAGCAGGTCACTCAACGGTTCCAGGACTTGTCGTCGGCTTCTGCCGATGAGATTTTGTCTCTCTCGTGGATTAGGAAGCTTTTGGATGCTTTCATTTGCTGCCAGGAGGAGTTCAAGGTCATTTTGTTTGAGCATAAGGCGGAAATTTGTAGACCGCCCATGGATAGGCTGGTTTCGGATTACTTGGAGAGGAGCGTGAAGGCGCTTGATGTTTGTAATGCGATTAGAGATGGGATTGAGCAGCTGAGGCAGTGGCATAAATCGTTGGAGATTGTACTTAGTGCTTTGGATAATTGTAGTCACAAGAAGAATCTTGGTGAGGGCCAATTTCGCCGAGCGAAGAAGGCTCTGATAGATTTGGCGATTGCAATGCTCGATGAAAACGATGCCAATTCCACGGCCATTTCTCAGAGAAACCGTTCTTTTGGACGCAACAATGGTACCAGAGACCGCAGGTCTTTAGGACATTTCCGTTCGCTTTCATGGAGTGTTTCGCGTTCCTGGTCGGCAGCTAGGCAGCTTCAGGCAATTGGGAGCAATTTGGTTGCTCCGAGGGCGAATGAGCCTGTGCGTAGCCTTGCGATCCCTGTTTTTACGATGAACATGATATTGCTCTTTGTAATGTGGACTCTGGTGGCGGCGATTCCCTGTCAGGACCGCGGCTTACCACATTTTTCGCTGCCCCGGCAATTCGCATGGGCGGCTCCAATGATTTCTCTTCACGATCGGATTTTGGAAGAATCGAGAAAGCGGGAAAGAAGAAATGCTTGTGGGCTGTTGAAGGAGATTCATCAGATCGATAAATTTGCGCATATTATGAATGAATTGGCGGATACAGGTCACTTCCCGTTGACGAATGATAGGGAAGAAGAGGTGAGGGAAAGGGTGCAGGAGCTATCTCAGATTTGTG